The Micromonospora sp. Llam0 genome includes a window with the following:
- a CDS encoding TetR/AcrR family transcriptional regulator translates to MTADPDRLEALPLRERKKQRTRRALADVALRLFTERGFDRVTLEELTAHVEVARSTFFRYYPSKEDVAMAAEGELWQAYIAHFQDHDEPGPALPALRASLVAAIVGMPDDWERRFLATRRLAAGTPVLRDHSVLSSMKVQQRLVEILETRLNADSRYDVRLRLLGEFALSAWRCGARNWVAGRSNGEPGQEHQIGYGGLPMLARLVEDAFDAIPASLTLELS, encoded by the coding sequence GTGACTGCCGATCCAGACCGGCTGGAAGCCCTGCCGCTGCGCGAGCGCAAGAAACAGCGCACCCGGCGGGCGCTGGCCGACGTCGCGCTGCGACTGTTCACCGAGCGCGGCTTCGATCGGGTCACCCTGGAGGAGCTCACCGCCCACGTGGAAGTGGCCCGCAGCACGTTCTTCCGCTACTACCCGAGCAAGGAAGACGTGGCGATGGCCGCCGAAGGCGAGCTCTGGCAGGCGTACATCGCCCACTTCCAGGACCACGACGAGCCCGGACCCGCCCTACCCGCCCTACGCGCCAGCCTGGTCGCGGCCATCGTGGGAATGCCCGACGACTGGGAACGCCGGTTCCTGGCCACCCGCCGGCTCGCGGCCGGTACGCCCGTGCTGCGCGACCACAGCGTCCTGTCGTCGATGAAAGTGCAGCAACGCCTCGTCGAGATCCTCGAAACCCGGCTGAATGCCGACAGCCGCTACGACGTACGCCTGCGACTGCTCGGCGAGTTCGCCCTCAGCGCCTGGCGGTGCGGTGCCCGCAACTGGGTCGCCGGCCGCAGCAACGGCGAACCCGGCCAGGAACATCAGATCGGCTACGGCGGACTCCCGATGCTCGCTCGCCTCGTCGAGGACGCGTTCGACGCCATCCCGGCCAGCCTGACGCTGGAACTGTCGTGA
- a CDS encoding SulP family inorganic anion transporter — MSAFSPAAFRPRLSRPSWLSPKVFRTEVLAGLVVALALIPEAISFSILAGVDPRVGLFASFTMAVTIAICGGRPAMISAATGAIALIVAPLARDHGLGYLLAAVILGGMLQVLLAALGVARLMRFIPRSVMVGFVNALAILIFAAQVPYLIGVPWLVYPMVAVALVIMVGLPRLTKAVPAPLVAIVVLTVVTVVAGFAVPTVGDQGSLPNSLPVLGLPQIPYTWATLQLIAPYAFGVALVGLMESLMTAKLVDDITDTHSNKTRESWGQGVANIVTGFFGGMGGCAMIGQTMINVKAAGARTRLSTFLSGVFLLILVVSLGDIVARIPMAALVAVMIIVAVSTFDWHSVAPATLKRMPWGELAVMVSTVAAVLITHNLAIGVIIGVLVAMVIFARRVAHMVEVTSVLDPDGTTRIYSVHGELFFASSNDLVYQFDYAGDPDRVIIDMTHAHIWDASSVAALDAITTKYASRGKSVEIIELNQPSARIHDTLAGQLRVGH, encoded by the coding sequence ATGTCTGCGTTCTCCCCTGCGGCGTTCCGGCCGCGTCTGTCCCGCCCGTCGTGGTTGTCGCCGAAGGTGTTCCGTACCGAGGTCCTCGCCGGCCTGGTGGTGGCCCTCGCGCTGATCCCGGAGGCGATCTCGTTCTCGATCCTGGCCGGGGTCGACCCCCGGGTCGGGCTGTTCGCCTCGTTCACCATGGCGGTGACCATCGCCATCTGCGGCGGCCGGCCGGCGATGATCTCCGCGGCGACCGGCGCGATCGCGTTGATCGTCGCCCCGTTGGCCCGCGACCACGGGCTCGGCTATCTGCTGGCGGCGGTGATCCTCGGCGGGATGCTGCAGGTGCTGCTCGCCGCGCTCGGCGTCGCCCGGCTGATGCGGTTCATCCCGCGCAGCGTGATGGTCGGCTTCGTCAACGCCCTCGCGATCCTGATCTTCGCCGCGCAGGTTCCGTACCTGATCGGGGTGCCGTGGCTGGTCTATCCGATGGTCGCCGTCGCGTTGGTGATCATGGTCGGGCTGCCCCGGCTGACGAAGGCGGTGCCCGCGCCGCTGGTCGCGATCGTCGTGCTGACCGTCGTCACGGTCGTCGCCGGTTTCGCCGTGCCGACCGTCGGTGACCAGGGCTCACTGCCGAACAGTCTGCCGGTGCTCGGTCTGCCGCAGATCCCGTACACCTGGGCCACCCTGCAGTTGATCGCTCCGTACGCCTTCGGGGTCGCCCTGGTCGGGCTGATGGAGTCGCTGATGACCGCGAAGCTGGTCGACGACATCACCGACACCCACTCGAACAAGACCCGCGAGTCGTGGGGGCAGGGGGTGGCCAACATCGTCACCGGTTTCTTCGGCGGTATGGGTGGCTGCGCCATGATCGGCCAGACCATGATCAACGTTAAGGCGGCCGGTGCCCGGACCCGGCTGTCGACGTTCCTGTCCGGCGTGTTCCTGCTGATCCTGGTCGTCTCCCTGGGCGACATCGTGGCCCGGATCCCGATGGCCGCCCTGGTCGCCGTGATGATCATCGTCGCGGTGTCGACGTTCGACTGGCACAGCGTCGCCCCGGCCACGCTGAAGCGGATGCCGTGGGGGGAACTCGCGGTGATGGTTTCCACCGTCGCCGCAGTGCTGATCACCCACAACCTCGCGATCGGCGTCATCATCGGTGTCCTCGTCGCCATGGTGATCTTCGCCCGCCGAGTCGCGCACATGGTGGAGGTCACCAGCGTGCTCGACCCCGACGGCACTACCCGGATCTACTCGGTGCACGGCGAACTGTTCTTCGCCTCCAGCAACGACCTCGTCTACCAGTTCGACTACGCCGGCGACCCGGACCGGGTGATCATCGACATGACGCACGCACACATCTGGGACGCCTCGTCGGTGGCCGCGCTCGACGCCATCACCACCAAGTACGCCAGTCGCGGCAAGAGCGTCGAGATCATCGAGCTCAACCAGCCCAGCGCCCGGATCCACGACACCCTCGCCGGGCAGCTCAGGGTCGGCCACTGA
- a CDS encoding MFS transporter, with amino-acid sequence MALGVAVVVPVDPQPRPQSRPGRPVLAVLLLASTLGVMGGATIAPVIEVVRQELAVGGTEAGLVLTSHSLAIALVSPLAGRAADRFGIRVPLAGGLLLYGVGGAAGMLTATLPTLLATRLVLGTGAAAIFTCSAVAMLALYQGPDRDRVMGWRTTAVTVGGFAYPLAAGMLGHVSWQAPFAIYLVGVPLGVAALLTVPAGAAASIRPARGTTSPTSNSRRGAVRLLRDRPLLLGLCGIWVATAGLMMVLAVFLPRRLDQLGVQDTVLVAVYSMVVSGATASLAGLSYARLRAWLSYPALLRGAVLCWTGAFVVFAVADHPLPLLLVPALTGLGSGLGSGLAMPTLTVLIDHAAPPGQRGTATSLQGSALFGGQFFSPLVFGPFIEATSIAVGAATAAAGTAIMFVALLRLADPEGSADRTSTGQAGGAPPA; translated from the coding sequence ATGGCGCTGGGGGTCGCTGTGGTCGTGCCGGTCGATCCGCAGCCCCGACCCCAGTCCAGGCCGGGTCGACCCGTCCTCGCCGTGCTACTGCTGGCGTCCACTCTCGGCGTGATGGGTGGGGCGACGATCGCCCCGGTCATCGAGGTCGTCCGACAGGAATTGGCGGTCGGCGGCACCGAGGCCGGTCTGGTCCTCACCTCGCACAGCCTGGCTATCGCGCTGGTCAGTCCGCTCGCCGGGCGGGCGGCGGACCGGTTCGGCATCCGCGTACCGCTGGCGGGTGGGCTGCTGTTGTACGGCGTCGGCGGTGCGGCGGGGATGCTCACCGCCACCTTGCCGACGCTGCTCGCCACCCGGCTGGTCCTTGGCACCGGAGCCGCCGCCATCTTCACCTGCTCGGCGGTGGCGATGCTGGCGCTGTACCAGGGCCCCGACCGCGACCGCGTCATGGGCTGGCGCACGACCGCCGTCACCGTCGGTGGGTTCGCCTATCCCCTGGCGGCAGGGATGCTCGGACACGTGTCCTGGCAGGCGCCGTTCGCCATCTACCTCGTCGGCGTACCGCTCGGAGTGGCCGCCCTGCTCACCGTCCCGGCCGGCGCTGCGGCCTCGATCCGCCCGGCCCGAGGCACCACGTCGCCAACGTCCAACAGCCGCCGGGGCGCCGTGCGGTTGCTGCGAGACCGTCCGCTGCTGCTCGGACTCTGCGGGATCTGGGTCGCGACCGCCGGGCTGATGATGGTCCTCGCGGTCTTCCTGCCACGCCGGCTGGACCAGCTCGGCGTCCAGGACACGGTGCTCGTCGCGGTCTACTCGATGGTGGTCTCCGGTGCCACCGCCAGCCTGGCCGGCCTATCCTACGCGCGGCTCCGCGCCTGGCTGTCCTATCCGGCGCTGCTGCGCGGGGCGGTGCTGTGCTGGACGGGCGCATTCGTCGTCTTCGCCGTCGCGGACCATCCGCTGCCGCTGCTGCTCGTGCCGGCCCTCACCGGTCTCGGCAGCGGTCTCGGCAGCGGTCTCGCCATGCCGACCTTGACCGTTCTGATCGATCACGCCGCGCCGCCCGGGCAGCGCGGAACGGCCACTTCGCTGCAGGGCAGCGCGCTGTTCGGCGGCCAGTTCTTCTCCCCGCTGGTATTCGGGCCGTTCATCGAGGCGACGTCTATCGCCGTCGGTGCGGCGACTGCAGCCGCCGGCACCGCGATCATGTTCGTCGCTCTGCTCCGGCTCGCCGACCCGGAAGGGTCGGCGGACCGGACGTCCACCGGTCAGGCCGGCGGCGCTCCGCCGGCCTGA
- a CDS encoding VOC family protein yields the protein MRNPAAGTPPHLGADGEFCWMDIKTRDVADTARFFSATLGWRFAVDDDDWRRATTITVGTHRIGTVSDLAAPIYPPGTPPHVAYYLAVDDVDHRTSAATTAGAQLVVAPFDIADQGRIATLIDPSGTPVSLWHRKGSHGWRHPAGVITAPHRMILGCPRPDETRRFYQETLGAALHSADLIRVRGGAVATQWQLVVAVDEDLDALGERAARSGGNLAPPVPGSQPPSTRRLLSSAEGIAVQVTAATATTAGHRDQM from the coding sequence ATGCGCAATCCCGCTGCCGGTACGCCGCCGCACCTCGGCGCCGACGGTGAATTCTGCTGGATGGACATCAAGACCCGCGACGTCGCCGACACCGCCCGGTTCTTCTCCGCCACGCTCGGCTGGCGCTTCGCGGTGGACGACGACGACTGGCGCCGCGCCACCACGATTACCGTCGGCACCCACCGGATCGGCACCGTCAGCGACCTGGCCGCCCCGATCTACCCACCCGGCACCCCGCCGCACGTCGCCTACTACCTCGCCGTCGACGATGTCGACCACCGGACCTCGGCGGCCACCACCGCAGGCGCCCAACTCGTCGTCGCACCCTTCGACATCGCCGACCAGGGGCGTATCGCCACCTTGATCGACCCCTCCGGTACGCCCGTATCGCTGTGGCACCGCAAGGGCAGCCACGGCTGGCGACATCCGGCAGGCGTCATCACCGCCCCACACCGGATGATTCTCGGCTGCCCACGACCCGACGAAACCCGCCGCTTCTACCAGGAGACACTCGGCGCGGCCCTGCACTCCGCCGACCTGATCCGGGTTCGCGGCGGAGCGGTCGCCACCCAATGGCAACTCGTCGTCGCCGTCGACGAGGACCTTGACGCACTCGGCGAGCGTGCCGCCCGATCCGGCGGCAACCTCGCACCACCCGTCCCCGGCTCGCAGCCACCTTCCACACGCCGGTTGTTGTCCAGCGCCGAGGGGATCGCCGTCCAGGTGACGGCAGCCACGGCGACGACCGCCGGACACCGGGACCAGATGTAG
- a CDS encoding class I SAM-dependent methyltransferase: MRLADYLDFVCDPGRDDVEGWLYPTDAYLMGVINDLQTGHGFRGDIVEIGAYKGKSAILLGFFPAAGESLTVCDIFDSGAMVSDGNAQENAAFYPGLHQADFEKNYLRFHDRLPRVHVGPSEELGKVVAAGSCRLVHIDGGHTYEVARADMETARRALGSGGVVVVDDWSSAHIPGVAMALWEQYLSGELTPLAFTKGKFYATWDPAGLTAGEVADAVADRAGIEVRSVVRLGRYVAASVTMTLGDWQRYNAGLRAVYSKLYAADGGASAPQMVGF, translated from the coding sequence ATGAGGCTGGCCGACTATCTCGACTTTGTTTGCGACCCCGGCCGGGACGACGTGGAAGGATGGCTCTATCCCACGGACGCCTACCTGATGGGCGTCATCAATGATCTGCAGACTGGCCACGGGTTCCGTGGCGATATCGTCGAGATCGGTGCCTACAAAGGAAAGAGCGCGATCCTTTTGGGGTTCTTCCCCGCAGCGGGTGAATCGCTCACGGTCTGCGACATCTTCGACTCCGGTGCCATGGTGAGCGACGGGAACGCCCAGGAGAACGCGGCGTTCTACCCCGGCCTGCACCAGGCGGACTTCGAGAAGAACTACCTGCGGTTTCACGATCGGTTGCCACGCGTGCATGTCGGGCCGTCCGAAGAGCTCGGCAAGGTTGTCGCTGCGGGTTCGTGCCGGCTCGTGCACATCGACGGTGGGCACACCTACGAGGTCGCCCGCGCCGACATGGAGACCGCCCGCCGGGCACTCGGTTCCGGCGGGGTCGTAGTGGTCGACGACTGGTCGAGCGCCCATATTCCAGGCGTGGCGATGGCGCTTTGGGAGCAGTACCTGAGTGGCGAGTTGACTCCGTTGGCCTTCACCAAGGGCAAGTTCTACGCCACCTGGGACCCGGCTGGCCTGACGGCCGGGGAGGTGGCGGACGCGGTGGCCGACCGTGCGGGCATCGAGGTCAGGAGCGTCGTCCGACTCGGCCGGTATGTCGCTGCCAGCGTCACCATGACACTGGGCGACTGGCAGCGGTACAACGCCGGTCTGCGTGCGGTCTACTCCAAGCTTTACGCCGCCGACGGGGGAGCGTCCGCACCCCAGATGGTGGGCTTCTGA